In a single window of the candidate division WWE3 bacterium genome:
- a CDS encoding glycosyltransferase family 39 protein, translating to MRNLPRFLRTHWPLILAITVTISTLYIYWEAKPTTADCYDCDEYQNLADFISRDTKNIISDYRPPLYPIFLILNGLSVPNSSGSLTLFISQSLILLLTLCLFWNLIVKLKMPTRINWIPIILLAITPAFYSFTKFKMTEVVNLFLLALLVTVALKLKYKLTLRGILAFVIIIATATFTRFANCYLGILILLLIAASHGRELFRKRNIVLIALAVFLVVVPQVIYSSLNYHRNYYFGLSGETGVNLIGKLVQYNLVPQADPEFPTITKKLAECKGTRRTIDVFTCIWDFLPKNSFVSKYSVDNQFVDAFDRKYILRNLPSYIASSIPVVVEAMGKPANSYLVLSETTSPLFELEKKIASIYHKILLVWLITGFPLFFICYRKLFLKEIELLLFIVVSSYYVAITGLAAINDYQRIVMPAIPFLDILLVYSMYHLARLFLKKNYYVSKT from the coding sequence ATGCGAAACTTACCAAGATTTCTAAGAACTCATTGGCCGCTGATTTTAGCAATAACGGTAACTATTTCTACCTTATATATTTATTGGGAAGCTAAACCAACCACGGCTGATTGTTACGACTGCGACGAATATCAAAACCTGGCCGATTTTATCTCTCGTGATACTAAAAATATTATCAGCGACTATCGCCCACCACTTTACCCTATCTTTTTGATTTTAAACGGCCTTAGCGTTCCAAACTCTTCGGGAAGTTTGACGCTATTTATATCTCAAAGCTTGATTCTGCTTCTAACTCTCTGTTTGTTTTGGAATTTAATCGTAAAGCTAAAAATGCCGACTCGTATCAACTGGATACCAATAATTCTTTTGGCAATCACTCCCGCTTTTTACTCTTTCACTAAATTTAAGATGACCGAAGTTGTGAATTTATTTCTTCTTGCACTTCTTGTTACTGTCGCGCTTAAACTAAAGTATAAGTTGACTTTAAGGGGAATTCTCGCCTTTGTGATAATCATAGCCACCGCAACCTTTACTCGATTCGCCAATTGCTACTTGGGAATTTTAATCTTGCTTCTCATTGCCGCTTCTCACGGGCGCGAGCTATTTCGAAAGAGAAACATCGTGCTCATTGCGCTGGCCGTCTTCCTTGTGGTAGTACCTCAAGTAATATACTCGTCTCTAAATTATCATCGAAATTATTACTTTGGGCTTTCCGGTGAAACCGGTGTTAATCTGATCGGAAAGTTAGTCCAGTACAACCTCGTGCCCCAAGCCGACCCTGAGTTTCCCACTATTACGAAAAAACTCGCGGAATGTAAAGGCACCAGAAGAACAATCGATGTTTTTACATGCATTTGGGATTTCTTACCTAAGAACAGTTTTGTGTCAAAGTACTCGGTGGATAATCAGTTTGTGGACGCCTTTGATCGTAAATATATCTTGAGGAATCTGCCTAGCTATATCGCTTCGTCAATACCCGTCGTTGTTGAGGCAATGGGCAAACCAGCGAATAGTTATTTAGTTCTTTCGGAAACCACTAGTCCGCTGTTTGAGCTGGAGAAGAAAATTGCCAGCATTTACCATAAAATCCTACTAGTCTGGCTAATTACCGGTTTTCCATTATTTTTTATTTGTTACCGAAAATTATTCTTAAAAGAAATTGAGCTGCTTTTATTTATTGTGGTTTCTTCTTACTATGTCGCAATTACCGGATTGGCGGCGATTAACGATTATCAACGAATCGTGATGCCGGCAATCCCTTTTTTAGATATACTACTTGTATATAGTATGTACCATCTCGCTCGCTTGTTTTTAAAGAAAAATTACTATGTTAGTAAAACTTAA
- a CDS encoding glycosyltransferase, translated as MTITAHCLVKNEENFIWYALSSVLPFVDKVLVWDTGSTDKTVDIIKSINSPKIEFAERGPVDIARHTELRNEMIASTATDWFMILDGDEVWPEGQLRHTINNLKGLSPEKSCILSKNFLCAGDIFHHSTWGQYHYNWGLIGFYFPRFLRRINGIHWVGDYDHDALVYEDGGKVVTEEHSVVSDNYFWHCGILPRSSKDNDINLGHGRRPVNTYALGFLRHGKKLPPGVEFPVVFSQPALKDVTSPRRLSLLDSWKNLFSSYLPWRIKKWLS; from the coding sequence GTGACTATTACCGCGCACTGTTTAGTAAAAAATGAAGAAAATTTTATCTGGTACGCTCTTTCTTCAGTGTTGCCTTTTGTCGACAAGGTTTTAGTTTGGGATACTGGCTCGACTGACAAAACTGTCGATATTATTAAATCAATTAACTCTCCTAAAATAGAATTCGCGGAGCGCGGTCCGGTTGATATCGCGCGTCACACAGAGCTTCGAAACGAAATGATTGCCAGTACTGCGACCGACTGGTTTATGATACTGGATGGGGACGAGGTATGGCCAGAAGGTCAACTACGCCATACAATTAATAATCTCAAAGGTTTGTCACCAGAAAAGAGTTGTATCCTTTCCAAGAATTTTCTGTGCGCCGGTGATATTTTCCACCATTCAACTTGGGGGCAGTATCATTACAATTGGGGACTGATCGGTTTTTACTTTCCGCGTTTTTTGAGGCGGATAAACGGGATTCATTGGGTGGGCGATTACGATCACGATGCGTTGGTTTATGAGGATGGTGGTAAAGTCGTTACCGAAGAGCACAGTGTCGTTTCCGATAATTATTTTTGGCACTGCGGAATTTTGCCCCGGTCATCTAAGGATAACGACATCAACCTGGGACACGGGCGGCGGCCAGTAAACACTTATGCATTGGGATTTTTGAGGCACGGGAAAAAACTACCACCTGGAGTCGAATTTCCCGTGGTTTTTAGTCAGCCGGCACTTAAGGACGTCACTTCGCCAAGAAGACTCTCTTTACTTGATTCCTGGAAAAACTTATTTTCTTCATATCTACCGTGGCGAATTAAAAAATGGCTAAGTTAA
- a CDS encoding glycosyltransferase family 4 protein — translation MAKLKILEISNGLGVGGTARTIQTFCRYLEELGHDVHVVGVFTGGKRADELVDEGFPVRIFNGDIQAVKNFLRSEKFDAIHIHRRGAYEAHWLELLLNRPAPVIAETNIFGEYDSATVDLIDYHLMTSQMMLNERYLPELPWSRRKNFWPKYRVLYYPVDIVYFEKFRLSENEILQKKRELGINDGDLVIGKVGARAALEKWSYLVTDMFPLLLKEVPNVKFILQAAPEVVIEDLKRTPYADHFIFCPETIDEAEQAAYYQLLDIFVHTSKIGESFGHSLAEAMVWEKPVVVNSTPGVDNAQLELVEFGVTGYIASTPKSFAAAAAALLKNPGLSKRIGQAGREKVRRDFDSLKTTKNLVNILSVNQNYNYFPSQTHITSYREEYRRRLRQDFCKADLWEVLKYQTYPRVKSELKLLLRGSRY, via the coding sequence ATGGCTAAGTTAAAAATACTAGAAATTAGCAATGGCTTGGGAGTGGGAGGGACTGCTCGGACGATTCAGACTTTTTGCCGATACCTTGAGGAACTCGGTCACGACGTCCATGTGGTCGGAGTTTTTACCGGTGGTAAGCGGGCTGATGAGTTGGTTGACGAAGGCTTTCCGGTCAGAATATTTAATGGCGATATCCAAGCTGTTAAAAATTTTCTAAGATCTGAAAAATTTGATGCTATTCATATTCACCGTCGGGGGGCCTATGAGGCTCATTGGCTGGAATTACTTCTCAACCGACCGGCACCAGTGATTGCCGAAACGAATATTTTTGGCGAGTACGATTCAGCGACGGTTGATTTAATTGATTACCACTTAATGACCAGTCAAATGATGTTGAACGAGCGGTATTTACCAGAGCTACCTTGGTCAAGACGAAAAAACTTTTGGCCGAAATACCGGGTACTTTATTACCCGGTTGACATTGTCTACTTTGAAAAATTTAGGCTATCCGAAAATGAAATCCTCCAAAAAAAGCGGGAACTGGGGATTAATGATGGAGATTTAGTAATAGGAAAGGTTGGGGCGCGGGCGGCGCTGGAAAAATGGAGTTACTTAGTCACCGACATGTTTCCGTTACTACTAAAAGAAGTTCCGAATGTTAAGTTTATTCTGCAGGCGGCTCCGGAGGTGGTTATCGAAGATTTGAAACGCACACCTTACGCTGACCATTTCATTTTTTGTCCGGAAACAATTGACGAGGCGGAACAAGCGGCTTATTACCAACTGCTTGATATCTTTGTACACACCTCCAAAATTGGCGAATCTTTTGGACACTCCCTTGCCGAAGCCATGGTTTGGGAAAAACCTGTTGTAGTCAACTCCACGCCCGGAGTCGATAACGCTCAGTTGGAGCTAGTCGAATTTGGTGTAACTGGATATATAGCAAGCACTCCGAAGTCTTTCGCAGCCGCTGCTGCAGCTCTTTTAAAAAATCCAGGTTTGTCTAAAAGAATTGGTCAGGCTGGTCGGGAAAAGGTACGTCGGGACTTTGATTCACTAAAGACCACTAAAAACCTCGTAAATATTTTATCGGTTAATCAAAATTATAATTATTTTCCATCGCAAACGCATATAACCAGCTATCGAGAAGAATACCGTCGTCGTTTGCGGCAGGACTTTTGTAAAGCTGATTTATGGGAAGTTCTAAAATATCAAACCTACCCCCGAGTCAAGTCTGAATTAAAGCTCCTTTTGCGGGGCTCCCGTTACTAA
- a CDS encoding glycosyltransferase family 39 protein gives MKFTKLAKFSLFLLTLAVVIIGLLRFTNLSADPVNISILHNEDEGNYSYNARNLTLNNKLIVDGVNFFFVSPLWTILQYPFVKVVGVTFSAFRLPAALSSIILIIAIIFFVKKVTNKVIFGLIAGLLTASNFLLLIHSRIAMPETTVVLLSTLGLMAWYQTLKKYPQINLKWSLTTGIFWSLGYLAKGNGIYLGITMFLAVFLIMLIKRQLPSIKELPKLFCPFLIFAVVYFTTTIIFKTTFPFESSVASLELTDKYRPLLRSQVLNPAFWLASLSGTLQGGEATVWRLLPFLAIGSLLFMVGTIVKIVRRQADVLDASILAFLVGSLFWFNLITYKPARYFLLVVPALIVSNVLLIRNQGLVKYLGLILIIATLFLDCVLGIKYVYTHQTFEDVQVASKLGMVLNSELSTGKSEGVWMLDNPYPVENIYFLGQTDVTSQEKAVAIINYFNRYRWPSYIVTKTTSLPDWINKLTTKKSVLKTRLNLVINHHLETLLIFNFSNGSPAKGALIQT, from the coding sequence ATGAAATTTACAAAATTAGCAAAATTTAGTCTCTTCCTTCTAACGCTTGCTGTAGTAATTATTGGGCTGCTACGCTTCACTAATTTAAGCGCCGATCCGGTAAATATTTCTATACTTCACAATGAGGACGAAGGAAATTATTCATATAACGCCCGAAACTTAACCCTCAATAATAAACTTATCGTTGATGGTGTTAACTTTTTTTTCGTTTCTCCTCTTTGGACGATTCTTCAGTACCCTTTTGTGAAAGTTGTCGGAGTCACCTTTAGTGCTTTTAGACTTCCGGCCGCTCTAAGTAGCATTATTTTAATTATTGCCATTATTTTTTTCGTCAAAAAGGTAACCAATAAGGTTATCTTTGGCCTCATCGCAGGTCTATTAACAGCCAGTAACTTCTTACTATTAATTCATAGTCGCATTGCCATGCCGGAAACAACTGTCGTCCTCCTAAGCACTTTAGGGTTAATGGCTTGGTATCAAACCCTTAAAAAATATCCTCAAATAAATCTAAAATGGAGCCTAACTACCGGAATTTTTTGGTCATTGGGGTACCTGGCCAAAGGCAATGGTATTTATCTAGGTATAACCATGTTCCTGGCAGTATTCTTAATTATGTTGATCAAGCGTCAACTTCCTAGTATAAAAGAGCTTCCGAAATTATTTTGCCCATTTTTAATATTCGCGGTAGTATATTTTACGACAACCATAATTTTTAAAACAACATTTCCGTTTGAATCATCTGTAGCCTCATTAGAGCTTACCGACAAATATCGGCCCTTACTTCGCTCTCAAGTACTAAACCCAGCTTTCTGGCTTGCTTCCTTGAGTGGCACTCTCCAAGGCGGCGAAGCTACGGTCTGGCGATTACTGCCGTTTTTAGCAATCGGTTCACTGCTCTTTATGGTCGGTACAATCGTAAAAATTGTCAGACGACAAGCTGATGTTTTAGACGCTAGTATTTTGGCTTTCCTTGTCGGAAGCCTCTTCTGGTTTAACCTGATTACTTACAAACCGGCAAGGTATTTCTTATTGGTGGTACCGGCTTTGATTGTTAGTAATGTTTTGTTAATTAGAAATCAAGGTTTGGTGAAATACTTGGGGTTAATCCTAATAATCGCCACTTTATTTCTAGACTGCGTACTCGGTATTAAATACGTTTACACACATCAAACATTCGAGGATGTTCAGGTCGCTTCGAAACTTGGTATGGTCTTGAATTCCGAGCTATCGACCGGCAAATCTGAGGGTGTCTGGATGCTTGATAATCCATACCCCGTTGAAAATATATATTTCCTGGGTCAAACCGATGTAACGTCACAAGAAAAAGCGGTCGCTATCATTAATTATTTTAACCGCTATCGCTGGCCAAGTTATATAGTGACCAAAACTACCAGTCTTCCTGATTGGATCAATAAATTGACCACCAAAAAAAGCGTATTGAAAACTAGACTCAACTTGGTAATTAATCACCACCTAGAGACGCTACTCATATTCAACTTTAGTAACGGGAGCCCCGCAAAAGGAGCTTTAATTCAGACTTGA
- a CDS encoding glycosyltransferase family 39 protein: MRLASKISATQIKNYLVPLLLITIGALFRFVNFESKVVFYGDHARDLLTTLKIVKLGEIVWHGPAASVTWNLLSPIYYYLLLPFYLIGNWHPLTQPVVTDLLSLFTIILLYSCLKNLWGFKAGLFGSLLYAVSYFVIYDNSIGLNPGFVPPATVLLVWSFVKVLQGRDKYLWLSALALGWTISFHASSFFIIPPLLILMVIIRPKISRSNWIKAGLVFFCLAIIPYGIQEKKFAGYNITTVYNYFFSRDKTAKALAETVPLVTSLKNYATVILKTPGDVLTPNIYPLTLVVSVVFWLTLIYVILIKRKQADLSFQRAAVIFLLYLLFFGLLVRFGTAERPNWWFSNIIFPILVMVVAYFVTLLKNRFLFMAILLIVSLVNLVYLNRQTNDYSFVRYRDEKEIALTLLVDAKEQNFDFQFFRGDHLESGALPPFITLFWYYDKPQFQDRFFRWLNWNKVPSKDLAYLLFENSSPGFTREQILNYQKNMADINEKLFIKTKYYEIYKISKI, from the coding sequence ATGAGATTAGCTTCTAAAATCAGTGCCACCCAAATAAAAAATTACTTGGTGCCCCTACTCCTTATTACGATAGGCGCGCTTTTTCGATTCGTTAATTTCGAATCTAAAGTAGTTTTTTATGGTGACCATGCCCGAGATCTGTTAACTACATTAAAAATTGTTAAATTAGGGGAAATTGTTTGGCATGGTCCAGCCGCCTCAGTCACCTGGAACCTCCTGAGTCCTATTTATTACTATCTTCTTCTACCTTTTTATTTAATCGGTAATTGGCACCCCTTAACCCAACCTGTCGTTACCGACCTATTAAGTCTTTTCACAATAATTCTTCTCTACAGCTGCCTTAAAAACCTTTGGGGTTTTAAAGCCGGTCTTTTCGGGAGTCTGCTGTATGCGGTTAGCTATTTCGTAATTTACGATAATTCGATCGGCCTTAATCCAGGATTCGTTCCTCCGGCGACAGTGCTGCTGGTATGGTCGTTTGTCAAAGTTTTACAAGGTCGAGATAAGTACCTGTGGTTATCGGCTTTGGCTCTCGGTTGGACGATTAGTTTTCACGCCAGCAGTTTTTTCATTATTCCACCCCTACTAATACTTATGGTCATTATTAGACCAAAAATATCCAGATCAAACTGGATTAAAGCCGGTCTGGTATTTTTTTGCCTGGCAATTATTCCTTACGGAATTCAGGAAAAAAAGTTCGCCGGCTATAACATTACTACCGTCTACAATTATTTCTTTTCGCGTGACAAAACCGCGAAAGCATTGGCGGAAACCGTACCACTAGTGACGAGTTTAAAAAACTACGCCACGGTGATTCTAAAAACTCCCGGCGACGTCTTGACTCCAAATATCTACCCATTGACTCTGGTGGTTTCCGTAGTCTTTTGGCTAACCCTAATTTACGTTATTCTGATCAAAAGAAAACAGGCTGATTTGTCTTTTCAAAGAGCGGCCGTGATTTTTTTGCTGTATCTGCTTTTCTTTGGCCTGCTAGTCCGCTTCGGCACCGCCGAGCGCCCTAATTGGTGGTTTAGCAACATTATTTTCCCAATACTAGTAATGGTCGTCGCCTACTTTGTAACACTTCTAAAAAACCGTTTTTTATTTATGGCAATTTTGCTAATAGTGTCACTAGTCAATCTCGTGTATCTAAACCGACAAACCAACGATTACAGTTTTGTGCGATATCGGGACGAAAAAGAAATCGCACTAACACTGCTAGTCGATGCCAAAGAACAGAACTTTGATTTTCAATTTTTTCGCGGCGATCATCTGGAAAGTGGTGCCCTACCGCCGTTCATTACTTTGTTTTGGTATTATGACAAACCACAGTTTCAGGACCGATTTTTTCGCTGGTTAAATTGGAACAAAGTGCCATCCAAAGATTTAGCCTACTTACTTTTTGAAAACTCCAGTCCGGGTTTTACTCGGGAGCAAATTCTCAACTACCAAAAAAACATGGCTGACATTAATGAGAAACTGTTTATAAAAACAAAATATTATGAAATTTACAAAATTAGCAAAATTTAG
- a CDS encoding glycosyltransferase, translating to MISACLVIYNEETLLPRCLESLQGVIDEIVIVHDGPCSDKSIQIAKTYGAKIFIKEHVGEAEYHRPFCFSEAHGDWILHIDADEYLSGDLRQSIPELITNDKIDSFAFGWPITVNGHYVENGYFSKEPRPSLFRTSKMYMLGLTHEHPRTYGVTTIRNDLLLEHRPLESRSGYSFKNFWGEGFKRAKLRACQLRTLSRLPEFNITDPKTNPTFKYYQQRLNWKLFYLFYDPLRLLSSYVMKGVFFAGNDSARIALYRLGMTILNYYCLFR from the coding sequence ATGATCTCCGCCTGTTTAGTTATTTATAATGAAGAGACATTACTTCCTAGGTGTCTGGAAAGCTTGCAAGGAGTCATAGATGAGATTGTTATTGTTCATGATGGGCCATGTTCTGATAAAAGCATTCAGATTGCCAAAACTTACGGGGCGAAAATCTTCATAAAAGAACACGTCGGAGAAGCCGAATATCACCGTCCTTTCTGTTTTTCGGAAGCGCATGGCGACTGGATATTACATATAGATGCCGATGAGTATCTTTCTGGGGACTTAAGGCAATCCATTCCGGAGCTTATCACAAATGATAAAATTGACAGTTTTGCCTTTGGCTGGCCTATTACCGTAAACGGTCACTATGTTGAAAACGGGTATTTCTCCAAAGAGCCGAGGCCCTCACTGTTTCGAACATCTAAAATGTACATGCTGGGACTCACTCATGAACATCCCAGAACCTACGGAGTGACGACGATCAGAAACGATTTGCTCCTGGAACATCGACCTCTGGAGTCTCGTAGTGGTTACAGCTTTAAAAATTTTTGGGGCGAAGGTTTTAAACGGGCTAAGTTGCGAGCCTGCCAATTAAGAACTCTCTCTAGACTGCCAGAATTTAATATCACCGACCCTAAAACCAACCCAACGTTTAAATACTACCAACAGCGGTTAAATTGGAAATTATTTTATTTGTTTTATGATCCGCTGCGACTGCTCTCCTCTTATGTTATGAAGGGCGTTTTTTTCGCAGGTAATGATTCTGCCAGAATCGCACTATATCGTCTGGGAATGACTATTCTAAATTATTATTGTTTGTTCAGATGA
- a CDS encoding alkaline phosphatase family protein, whose product MVSTKPLTTFLILIDAWRWDKLNPVDTPFLFELSKKSRYGSLREPFVYQTRPAFIAGLDPEVSNIAEQFYLDPGDSLPKILKYCPDFGATFRRRVIDRLVRVNERHKGNFGSGAYGSVFNVPLPIAPFFGFSEKKLPYGAGYTASPTIFDLLKETGQTWLWLGYPTHNLLTSEVLPSFQTAFKYQDLVFLHFSETDYAEHRFGPDSKEYHEKLMEVDAVINQFVTANATNNFVIFGDHGAVTVKYHVDLWSGLDTLCTREHLKIGQDILFFLDSTRARFWFFNERSRRLVLDWLASVSGGRILTLEERRDLKINYLHHKFFEEMWVLDGPGLIFPNYYNAKTPELGMHGYLPNIKDNEAAYLVSEPGVIAESRDIQMKEIFGFLKDEIIDIHNHKN is encoded by the coding sequence ATGGTATCAACTAAACCATTGACAACCTTTTTAATACTGATTGACGCTTGGCGTTGGGATAAGCTTAATCCCGTGGACACCCCGTTCCTGTTTGAGCTCTCTAAAAAATCCCGATACGGTTCGCTGCGGGAACCCTTTGTTTATCAAACCAGGCCGGCCTTCATTGCCGGACTTGATCCTGAAGTTTCCAACATCGCTGAGCAATTTTACTTGGATCCGGGTGACAGCCTTCCCAAAATTCTAAAGTATTGTCCGGATTTTGGAGCTACATTTCGGCGCAGGGTCATTGATCGGTTGGTTCGGGTTAACGAACGGCATAAGGGCAATTTTGGTTCCGGAGCTTACGGATCGGTTTTTAACGTTCCGTTACCTATCGCGCCTTTTTTTGGATTTTCGGAAAAAAAGCTACCTTATGGAGCGGGATACACGGCTAGCCCAACAATTTTCGATTTACTAAAAGAAACTGGACAAACCTGGTTATGGTTAGGGTACCCAACTCATAATCTTCTAACATCAGAAGTCTTACCGTCATTTCAAACAGCCTTTAAATATCAAGATTTGGTATTTTTGCATTTTTCTGAGACCGATTATGCGGAGCACCGCTTTGGTCCTGATAGCAAAGAGTACCACGAAAAACTTATGGAGGTAGACGCCGTTATTAACCAATTTGTCACTGCGAACGCTACAAATAATTTTGTTATTTTTGGTGATCATGGAGCCGTGACTGTTAAATATCACGTAGATTTGTGGTCAGGTCTTGACACTTTATGTACGCGGGAACACTTAAAAATTGGGCAGGATATACTATTTTTTCTGGATTCCACGCGAGCCCGTTTTTGGTTTTTTAATGAGCGGTCACGGCGTTTGGTTTTAGACTGGCTCGCGTCCGTTTCCGGTGGTCGTATTCTAACATTAGAAGAACGTCGCGATTTAAAAATTAATTATTTGCACCATAAATTTTTCGAAGAAATGTGGGTCCTTGATGGTCCGGGTTTAATTTTTCCAAACTATTATAATGCAAAAACACCGGAACTGGGGATGCACGGTTATCTTCCTAATATTAAAGATAACGAAGCGGCTTATTTGGTGAGTGAACCCGGTGTTATTGCTGAATCAAGAGATATACAGATGAAAGAAATATTCGGGTTTTTAAAAGATGAAATCATTGATATCCATAATCATAAGAACTAA
- a CDS encoding glycosyltransferase, producing the protein MKSLISIIIRTKNEAVPLQLLLESLETQQNAPELEAIIVDNLSTDDTLEVAKRCNLVKKVVEIKDFNYGRALNLGVAAAKGDYILSLSAHALPASDLFLAGLLTCLTSSQAVAVSAKEIPFANAPIWEKIRLTKIWQSTHRPFSNVAALYLGSYLRDHLFLELPYSEDSAWAAAARLDEKNVTYCDGAQIFHSHLESAQEIKSRFQKIYLAERQLRTCPKSNLGRVTLGFLKDTIRDTPYLKNYSRNLEGALVNFWNLLRFNYWKRQAQFRG; encoded by the coding sequence ATGAAATCATTGATATCCATAATCATAAGAACTAAAAATGAAGCGGTTCCTCTTCAGTTGCTTTTAGAGTCACTTGAGACTCAGCAAAATGCTCCGGAGTTAGAGGCGATCATCGTTGATAATTTGTCAACCGATGATACTTTAGAGGTGGCGAAACGGTGTAACTTAGTTAAGAAAGTGGTTGAGATTAAGGACTTTAATTACGGTCGGGCTCTAAATCTTGGTGTTGCTGCGGCCAAAGGCGATTACATTCTTTCATTAAGCGCTCACGCACTACCGGCTTCTGACCTTTTTTTAGCGGGCTTATTAACGTGCTTAACTTCTTCCCAAGCTGTCGCTGTCTCAGCTAAAGAAATCCCTTTTGCCAATGCTCCAATTTGGGAAAAAATTAGATTGACTAAAATCTGGCAAAGTACACATCGACCTTTCTCGAACGTCGCGGCGTTGTATCTTGGTTCATACCTCCGAGATCACTTATTTTTAGAATTACCGTATTCAGAAGATTCGGCTTGGGCCGCGGCAGCCAGACTTGATGAGAAGAATGTTACTTACTGTGATGGGGCTCAAATATTTCATTCACACCTGGAATCAGCTCAAGAAATAAAATCAAGATTTCAGAAAATATATTTGGCTGAGAGACAGCTTCGAACTTGTCCAAAGTCAAATTTAGGCAGAGTGACATTGGGTTTTTTAAAAGATACTATTAGGGATACACCGTATCTTAAAAATTACTCAAGAAATTTGGAAGGAGCCCTGGTTAATTTTTGGAATTTGCTGCGGTTTAATTATTGGAAGCGACAGGCCCAGTTTCGAGGATAA
- a CDS encoding glycosyltransferase family 2 protein, producing MKLTLVIPVYNEANRVGKAITAINNYKSSSDVTIDVIFVDDGSTDNTVATIKSLSSTFPYQIISYIPNQGKGYALKQGILKASGDYILFLDADMSTPITELNLFLPEMCKNTSIIIGSRKTLGASVLKHQSFWRQKLGEGFTLMSSIILGLSVTDFTCGFKAFRGDAAKKIFGVQRIKRWGFDSEILFLAQKFGYAVKEIPVSWTNDERTKVNLSKDVWQSASDLIHIRWNDISGKYLIC from the coding sequence ATGAAACTAACTCTGGTTATCCCGGTCTATAACGAAGCCAATCGGGTCGGAAAAGCTATCACGGCTATAAACAACTACAAATCGTCATCTGACGTTACAATTGACGTGATTTTTGTAGATGACGGTTCCACCGATAACACGGTTGCAACTATAAAAAGTCTGTCCTCGACGTTTCCTTATCAAATAATTTCTTACATCCCAAATCAGGGTAAAGGCTACGCTTTAAAACAGGGGATCCTTAAAGCTTCCGGCGATTACATCTTATTTTTAGACGCCGATATGTCAACCCCAATAACGGAGCTCAACCTTTTTCTGCCGGAAATGTGTAAAAACACTTCGATAATTATCGGTAGTCGTAAAACATTGGGAGCGTCTGTTCTAAAGCATCAATCTTTCTGGCGTCAAAAGCTTGGGGAAGGTTTCACTCTCATGTCAAGTATTATTTTAGGTTTGTCGGTAACCGACTTCACTTGTGGGTTTAAAGCGTTTCGTGGCGACGCCGCTAAAAAGATTTTTGGTGTGCAAAGAATTAAACGCTGGGGTTTCGACAGTGAAATCTTATTTCTAGCCCAAAAATTCGGATATGCAGTAAAAGAGATTCCGGTCTCCTGGACTAACGACGAACGCACCAAAGTAAATTTATCTAAAGATGTCTGGCAATCGGCATCTGACCTTATCCATATTCGCTGGAATGATATTTCTGGAAAATATTTAATATGCTAA